AATACAAAGAAAGGTCGCCTGAATACAAAAAGAGATTGATGGAATGGAGGAGGGAACCGACTATTGTAATGGTGGACAAACCTACAAACATCGCACGGGCGAGATATCTCGGTTACAAAGCAAAGGAAGGTTACTACATAGTAAGGGTTAAAACGAGAAAGGGTAGGAGAACAAGGAAGAAACCGAGAGGTGGTAGAAAACCGAAAAGGAATATCAAATACATTGCACCAGAAAAATCGTACCAGGCAATCGCCGAGGAGAAGGCAGCCAGGAAATACAGAGGTTTGGAGGTATTGAATTCCTATTGGGTAGGTGAGGACGGAACTCACAAATATTTTGAAGTGATAATGATAGATCCTGATAACAAAAGCGTTACCACACCTGCAAAGAACCGTCGCGGAAGGGCGTTCAGGGGACTGACGAGTGCTGGAAGAAAGCACAGAGGCCTCAGACACAAGGGCAAGGTTGCTAAAAAACCGGTAAGATAAAGATGTACAACATATCAAAAATCCCGTTTCAGAAGGAAGGGACTGGGTTCAGAG
This region of Candidatus Micrarchaeota archaeon genomic DNA includes:
- a CDS encoding 50S ribosomal protein L15e gives rise to the protein MGLYTYIRKTFIEEYKERSPEYKKRLMEWRREPTIVMVDKPTNIARARYLGYKAKEGYYIVRVKTRKGRRTRKKPRGGRKPKRNIKYIAPEKSYQAIAEEKAARKYRGLEVLNSYWVGEDGTHKYFEVIMIDPDNKSVTTPAKNRRGRAFRGLTSAGRKHRGLRHKGKVAKKPVR